A stretch of DNA from Juglans microcarpa x Juglans regia isolate MS1-56 chromosome 5D, Jm3101_v1.0, whole genome shotgun sequence:
ttattgaatatttctatcgttttttaatttcaatttttaaccttctttgatgttatatttttcaactttaatactaaatcactgcatttcaaatatatataaatcaataatatatatttatatattacaaagtgtgtatatataaatatatacaattcaattttttagacttgttcacaaattatgcacaataaaaaccacataatttttaaattaaagtcatttaatttaaatttacaatgaacgttcgaatgttattacttaacgttcgaacattggtgcaaacattttacgttcgaacgtaaaattaataacattcgaacggttgcgccaaaacattttacgttcaaacgtaaacagacataatgttcgaacgtatatgtaacgttcgaacgcatatttcccatacgttggaacgtaaaaaaatctcattctatctttagtgacggtttccagaaactgtcacagaaaataccttttagtgacggtctagagaccgtcacaatttcctaaccgtcactaaaaatcaattgtgttgtagtgatacTGTTAAGAGTAGTGCTACAAGCTTATACGAATTGAGTGAGACTAGTCCcatttcatcaatttttttattttttaatctaaatttcaaattttttataatttaaatttcaaaatcttcAGAATTAAAATAGATGACATGTCAGCACTTACTGTTATGTGTGCAAAATTGTAAGTATGCATGGAagcattttgttttatttggtgCGAGATTGTTCCTATATCCTAgtaaaaaaaaggattaatgATTAATAGATTGTGAGTTCCGCAGACAAATCGATCATTTGCCAAAAATGGACACATGATGAGTTCATGCTTCATACTATAATTACAAAAGATTGAAGGAAACTAGAAGAATCACTTCAAACATTGAAGACAATGTGGAGGGAGGACCCCATCGATCAATGATCGAAGTTGCCGCTTGCTgaggtttaattatttattgttgatcttaatcttttaatttgagattaggctagtgggaaatttactttttatttcttttagtaaCCTTAAGGCCGTTTGAGAACATAACTGTTTTCaagtattttcagatattctcaaatattttctttccaaacatcactcaattacaaaacacttttaaattttaaatttttaactttttaatctaatcattacttaatcattacaattttcttaaacttacaaagaaaacacaaaaaaaaaacaaactacttttcaattttcaaaacaaaaatattattaaaaaattatattcaaacaattttttaactttataatatttttattcaactttttctctaatcttcctcaaaatccaataaaatatcttacacaaactattttactaccattcatgataaaatatttcactattattaagAGGTATTCTAAGATATTCTTAGTATCAAAATGAGCCCTAAAATTAATGTCAACGATATATCGAGCCTATAATCAGCACAATGTGAGggcttatatattttcttgatgGTAAAGTACTTATATTGAAGTGTAATTATTTTCCTAACACGATATACGTCTTAACATTGAGATTATCTTGTCATATATTCATATATTGCTAAAAGGAAATAACTCATTACAAATGGGCAATATTAGACAATccattttgaaacaaattgcACAAACAATATAAAATGACTAATCGCACCTTTAAAGTAAGATTGATCACTTCTATTAACAGCTTGCTCATGatgatttgaataatttatgttttggtactcccCAACTTACCATGCatgatacatgcatgcatatatatatacagaggtAAGTATATGCAGGTTCTAGCTGGTTTATCACTAGAATCCTAAGTTTTTGAGTAAAGATGATTAtagaagactttttttttaggCATGATATTAAAGTCAGCATTTTCCACAATGAAATCCAAGGAATATTGCGATATATATAAgttgtgcatgcatgccttcACTAATATATGTTAACCTAAACTCATATTTATTTCATCCATCCATCCATTGCCGCTGATCTTCGATCTTCAACTTATTTATATCTGCATGTTTAACCATATTGAAATAGAGAATGGACAACGTCCTAAAATCCGTGTTTATTTCATCAATCCATCATTACTCTTCTTCAACTAATAATtaaattcttcaaattaaaaGGCAAAACGGAAGTCGCTTATATACCTTCCTTGATCTAGATTTTTCTCCCAATTAGTAACGAAATgagattttcttaaatatttatttccCACAACTAAGCAACtaatgaaactaaaaataaaaataaaaataaaaataaaaatagagtcGACATATTTAGAACAAAGCTGTTAGATGCAGATCAGACCTAAGAATTAGTTGGAAACAAtgattttcttacaaattaaaaaaacaattgcatGCACAATCATGATTTTCAAGACAGCTAGACGGCGTTTCGAAAATTGTTATTATGTTCTAAACCATTTTTAAaccttcttttcatttcatgtccAGATAAGACAGCGCTCTCGATTTTTTAAAACGgtgttaaaattatttttctttacaaatttgTGACAAATTTAAACGGTACTATTCTGTAATTtgcataattatgttttaaaccttttttttttcttttcagttttctattttacatttattttggaaaatgtatTGCGGCGCTCCTAAATTGAAGTTTTAAACTgcatatttcaaatttaaaccGTTTCTTAATTCGTTTCAGTTATTTTGCACTTGTGAATAATGATAGGAGCCGGGATCTAAAAGTACTGTGCCCTGGCCTCCAATGTACGTACCGATAGGTGCAATattattggttttttgtttctttttttctttagcatttatgtgttttttttaaatattaaataaaacacatacatttaaaaaaaaaaaaatgggtacGTTTGGGGCACCATTTCTACCTTTGGAAAAGAGTAGAAACATGACACTCGCTTATTTTTTTGATTTCGTGTATTTCCTCCTGCGCATGATATAATGCTTTGATGAACCAATGCCATGCATGCTGCATGATGCATGATGAGGCTAAGACCTGATTGTTTGAGAAGGCCGCCGTCGGCAGATATAGCATAACAAGTACGAGGATTAATACTACATCAATATCTTGTCGTGGGGAATAAGAAATGGAGGTTATTCACTCACTAACTATCCCCGCCAAAGTAGGCTACAAAGTTGTTAAACATGGATTACTCCCACATTTCACGTACACcttttacctctctctctctctctctctcattttacatATAGCGGGTTGGCAACAGTAGTAAGTACTCAGCACTAGTACTGTGTGTGTTAGTTTGTATAGTTTGAGAAGGGTTGTTAGTATTCAACAAACAACAGCACAAGACACCATCTAATTctaaggtctctctctctctgatcatGTCTTCTTTTTGCTCTGGATATCATTTTGAAACATGTCTTTCTTATTGCACTCTCTCTTTAATTCCCTCACGCATGGATTCTCAGTTTGATATTTTTGAACTTCATTAACTGCTTTTGTAGCTCTACTACATCTTTTTCATGCTTACAAATGGGTCGAAAATACCTCTTCTCTTCGTGTCTTCTTTATCTCTTTCCCAGTTAACTCTGCTTGCTTTATTTTTGCAAGGCAGTTTTGTTCCTCTGAGGaggaataattattttactgtttatgGAACAATTATTACACTATTAATTAACAagtgaatgaaatgaaaacggTTTTTGATATAACTAATGATTGTTTGCTTTGCATTCTTATAACCGTACATTTCCTTTTTCAGTTAACTAATGGCTTTAAGCTTTTGCTCCAACTCGGGGTCCTTTGAGCATCATCTCAGTCCAGAAATCATGAGCAGCTTCCAACAAATGCATGATCCGGAGATGGCAGCAGAAGTCCTCATGACTTTTGACGGCAATTCAACTCTTGCAGACTTCGAACCATTACTTGATCCCAACGAGTTCTGCTACGCAGACAACTACAACATTAATCTCCTCCCATACTGCTCTACCCCATCAGATTATTTAACCTACTTCTCACCAGAAAGCTTTCCCCAAGATGAACTCCAGTCCTACCAATACCCGAAGCGCCAGAAGTTCAGCTGTGGAAATTATCATAATTACTCGGATTTCGCTCCTGGTTTCTTCGACGGCTATCTCCCAAATCCTGGTCTGCTTCCTGATACACTGCCGGAATTTCTCGCTCCACCATTGCCGGTGGCATCTTATTCCTGCAATCAACATACTCCTGAGAGTTATATGAAGAATCCCACTAGTAGAGTAAGCTTGTCTGCTCAGAGCCTTGCTGCCCgtgaaaggagaagaaagataACGGAGAAGACCCAGGAGCTTGGGAAGCGAATTCCAGGAGGGAATAAGTTGAACACAGCTGAGATGTTCCATGCTGCTTTCAAGTATGTCAAATACTTGCAGGCTCAAGTTTCAGTTCTTCAAATCATGGCGTCAGTTCAGGTATTGTAACACCTATATATCTGTCTTCaagtttctgtttctttttttctttttcatttttgatgCATGAGTACTT
This window harbors:
- the LOC121265742 gene encoding transcription factor bHLH52-like, whose translation is MALSFCSNSGSFEHHLSPEIMSSFQQMHDPEMAAEVLMTFDGNSTLADFEPLLDPNEFCYADNYNINLLPYCSTPSDYLTYFSPESFPQDELQSYQYPKRQKFSCGNYHNYSDFAPGFFDGYLPNPGLLPDTLPEFLAPPLPVASYSCNQHTPESYMKNPTSRVSLSAQSLAARERRRKITEKTQELGKRIPGGNKLNTAEMFHAAFKYVKYLQAQVSVLQIMASVQADKDDQPIMHDTKELQDHLLASPLIQEKLYSEAKCLVPKQFLQTLANDREIQSKPLMLKDIHQLLRSNAA